The genomic interval CTCTCCCATCAGTCACTTTTTCCCGTTTCACTTGCTGATTCCAAGTGACACAAAACAGTATGAACCTCGCTTTAACAAGCCATCAGACCTTCACTGGCTCCTCACTCAGGAGCCCCGCCGCCCTGGCTGATCAAATGCAACTCTTTCTCCTCAGGTCTGAGTTATGAGATGGTAagaaggcaagggggaggaggtgaagaTGTGAAAGATAAAGGTCCTTGGGGGTTTGCTTCTCTCTGTCCTCAGGGGAAAATGTTCTCATGGCCTATCTTTGCGCCACAGGAAAATTATGGACTCTGGGGAACTAGACTTCTACCAGCATGACAAGATCTGTTCCAACACCTGCCGGAGCACCAAAATTGACCTGTCGGGAGCCAGAGTGTCTCTTAGCAGTCAGACATCAACAGAGTACATCCCTATAACCCCTGCTTCTGCAGATGGTACGTTTCTTTTTTTGCCCAACCCTCATTACCCGAAGCGATTTAAGATGCTCTGTCTTATAAGCAATACTTATAATGTATGCTGCTGTTGTTTTTTTAACGCAGGTCTCTATTTCATGGTTTGCTTGTCATTCTGTTTCTGCATCGCTGTTGCTTACTTTTCCACAGCAGTGTAGTGTTAGGTCTAAGACCATTTGGGCATCATGGGTAAATCGTGTTCAGTTTCAGCGCACTCTCTTTCTCCAGGATTTGTGCAAAAAGAGGGTCGCAAGTGAAGCTTCCTGCCTCAGCCCACTCCGCAATGTGTTTGTCTTTCAGCATCAGACTCTTCCTAGCAGTTGTCTGCTCATTGCCCATATCAAAGGGCAGTGTAATCTCCTCACTGCCACAGTCAGAGTTTGGAACCTCTGTGCTCTGCCACCTTTCAAAGTGAGCAGTGGGTTCCGCTAAATTATTTAGACTTTTCACCTAGGGTTCCCCGAGCTACATTAtttgtccttttttttcccaTGAAGAACTGACTATTCTCTGAAATTTTGATTGGATTTTTAAATAAGTTCTATCTATTTACCAGATAGAGGTagactaagtgacttgctcaaatttaACTAATAATAGTTCAGCAAATTGTAGCGGATTTCTAAAAATTTCTCCATGAGCCCCATTCCCCAGACCAGATGGGGAAACATCATCCCTttaatctccatccaaactgcctaaCGGTGGTCCAAGCATTTGTCTCTCGACTACTGCGTCAGTCTCctcgctgccctccctgcctccaggcttgtccttctccactccatacttcactccgctgcccagatcatttttgcctTAAGAAAATGCTCTGTGCatgtctcctcaaaaccctccagtggttgcccatctatttcTGCAtcgagcagaaattcctcaccattggctttatggcACTCTATcagcttttctcctctcctgcttaACCTTGTTCTCCCCCCACTGCAATCTaggccacacattttgctcctctaacatcagccTACTTACATGTGTCTTGATCTTGCCTGCCTCAcagctgaccccttgctcatttcTTCCCCCTGACATGAGtgccccctcccacttcatgtctgatagactacccctctccccatcttcatagctctactaaaatcatatcactctcaagaagccttccctaattaacctctcatttccccaccctattcaccctcctttctgcatcacctatgcacttcggtcgataccccttaagcactttgataccccagccccacaggacctaAGTATATAGCCTTAtaatctgctgcttcccttatctgtaattgactgaagtgcctgtctgtctcccttgctagattttaagcaccttgagagcaaggattatATCTGccaatttttccaagtgcttaatgctctgcgcataataagcactcaaaaaatgccattgtttgattgatcagtGGTGTTTGTCAGTAACAGCAGTGAAGGTAAAAATGTGCACACAAACTGCAGGCCTGTAACAAATCAGTCCACGGTCAAATGCAATCAGTTCAGGTCTGAAAGAAATTGGGTTATTAAACAAGTGAGAGATTTGGTAAATTTTGAAAACTGTTCGCTTCGCCTGCCCTTCAAGTTACTGATATTTTTTTATTATCGTACGTGCTATTGCTGTGACTCTGGTATGTGTGGAGAAAGCTGATGAAAGTGTTGCAGgctgatttttaaaatgtatgCCCTGATTTAAAAAGGAATTGTCTATCTATCATAAAGTATGTGTAGATCAGGTTAGTGAAATAAGAGTGACACAAAGAATCACTAGGCAAAGACCCTTTGACTTGAAACCTAAAAAAGTCTTTAAAAAGAGAGTCCTGTTTTTGTATAATAACTCCACTGAATAGACAGTGGAATAATATAGCCCGTGTAGCCTGGGCCTCTCCTATAAGCTAAGCCAAGACATAGGATTTAAAAATTTCAGTGAGTTTAGCTACCCGTAGCAGCACCTacttatatctaccaactttgttgttggACTGCGTCAACCCGTGAGGAGGCTTCTGTTGCCCGTTTATTTCAGTAGTCAGGTGTTGTCTGATTTATACATCCTCCCTAAGATTTTGAACTGTCCTTTTCCTGGAAATTCCCCCTGCTgtttctgcctcctccacctctGTGGCAATTATGCTTGGTTGAGGGGGATCGACTGCTAATCAGAAGCAGAGTGGGAGTATTTCCACAGAAATAGTCAGTGGGAGACCAAGTCAATTTAGCATCTTAGTATCAAGAAAGCAAGACAGGGATAAAATGGTCGAAATTGTAAAAATCAATATGTCAGAGAGAAACTAATATAGCCAGCAAAGCTATTTTCCTTGACATTTCTGATGAACTCTAGGGATTATCTGAAACTATTTGGAAATACTTTGAAAACCAAAGTAATTGATGATGTTtcattcttgcccacagtgaatggCTCTCCTGCGACGATCACCATAGAAACCTGTGAGGATGCTGGGGATTGGACCACCACCATTGGAGGTATAATGCAAGAAAACCAAAAGACAAAGGGTTTTGAGTGTTTTCCATTGTGTTCTCCATTGATCTCTTAATTAGAAAGGCCCATGAGAAAGGTACTTGAAGAGTAAAAGGAAATACCAAAGGAAAGTACTCTATACAATATTCTCAATGGTAAGCCCCTGGAGCAGAAACTTTTATCTCCAATTTGTACAGCTAGTGTACCATTTGCATATAGCGTAACCTGAATCTTTACCAGGCTGGTTACAGTTAGTTTAGTTTGATACTGAGGCTTACGTGCCTGGAGGCTCTCTTTCTTCACTGGGATGAAATatctactttcattcaatcattcaattcagtcatatttattgagcatttactgtgtgcagagtaagtactAACAACACAGTTCTAAACCACCATCCTACGAACATTAAGTGCCGTCCTAGAACAGAGCAGGGTTAAGCAATGGGATCTGCCCCTGAACTGATTCAGACTCTGACCTGGTGGACTGATGGCAAAGGGCGAATTCAGGGTCCTGTTAGGCTGAAACCATCCTACTGCCTGGACTCCCCAAGGTGGTTTTGCTTCTTCCTTTTCCCATGCCCCATTCTCATCACACAGACCCATCAACCAAAGGAAATGTCTTCAGTGTTCCATCCCCTGGATAAATTCCTATCTCCAGTCCAAAGAAATGGAATCTACAGAGACTCGGATCAGCTTGGGAGTTCTAAGTCTATCTGGGTTGCATCAGAAAAAAACTGTCGAGTAGGGTCAATGAGATGGTCTCACCggatctcctcatcctcctttaaGACCTTCAAGAGCTAAGGGACCGCCGCAGAGCCCAGTTTCAGGCTGGCAGGGAAACGCTACCGATTGAAGAGAAACATGTTGTCATTTCCCCAACGTACTGGAGGTTCATTTTATGGTTTatctttttccagatgagacgtTTGCCTTTTGGCGTGGACTTAAAGATGCTGGCTTGCTGGAAGAAGTGATTCAGGAGTTTCACCAAGAGTTGGTGGAGACCATGAAAGGCTTACAGCACCGAGTTCAGGATCCTCCCTTACAACTCCGAGGTGAGAACTCGGTCCCGATTCCAGGCTGCAGGAGCCAGTGAAGGGCCATTCAGGGACTGCCAGCTGCCTGGTGAATTCCGCTCACTCCGATGGCCCAATTTTCCCACTTGGGTAAAGGGTGGATGTGGGATCACTGTTGCTAGGGGTTGCCCACAGTGAATTAGCCACTCGACTCTCTGCTGCGACTCTCTGATTAGTTTTGCAGCCGTTCTTAAGAATGCCTACTGGTGCAGCCAGCTGGGGAAGGACTTAGAACCAAGCTGCTTTCTGCTAGTGGGCAGAGAAccacaccctgcttctctctgtctcttaccAGTCAAATCTTTTGCAGTGCATTGATGTCATCCAAGTCCCATCTGACTATACAGCAAGGCTTAAAATACAAAGCAGctatatcagtagtatttattgagcacgcactgtgtgcagagcactgtactaagcgcttgggggaatgcagtataacagaattggtagacacattccctgcccacaacgagctcacagtctagaggggagaaggcTATAGCCTAGCTCTTGTAGTATAGCTAGTGTCTCAGAAGATATTACTCGGCAGTTAGTTTTCGCTGGTGCTTTGGCTAACTGCTTCCATTAGGGATGTGCCAAGGTCCCTAACTTGTTTATTAAAGCTTTCAATAAATTGTGTGTCTGACTCCTATTTACCCTGGAGAAGGAACGTCTTCCTGTAGGAAGTTCTCTTTCTCCATCAAAGATCAGTGTTGCCTTCTTCCCTTATTTTTTTAAGACGCCATCTTACTCAACAACATAGTGCAAAACTTCGGGATGTTGGACCTGGTGAAGAAAGTCCTGGCTAGCCACAAGTGCCAGATGGACCGCTCCAGAGAACAGTACACCCGAGATCTGGCAGGTATGTTGCACCGTTGAAGCGCGATCCAGCTGTCGAACCAATGTGTCATGCCTTGTAATGGTGAGGAGGTCAGTAAAACATTGTTAGAAAGAAAACttagttaaaataataattatggtacgtgttaaacgcggtctatgtggcaagcactgttctgagaactagGGTAggtgcaggttaatcaggttgggcacaatccttttcccacatggggctcacagtctaagtaactgCACAGTGGATCTTTCCTTCCAAACCTGTGGAGGAGTTCAGAGGTGGGTTATTAGTTTGAGATTGTGTGCCGTTCTCTCATAGTTGTGTGCTGTTACATATGTGAATTGTGTTACAGCACTCGGGGACAGTAGGCCTCAGACATTCAAGGAAAGAGATAGTGAAGCACCACTGGCCTTCCTGTCTGGCATTTCTGCTTCCTCTTATGGGAGGCCCAGTAGACTGTCTTTGTCTTTTCCactccttataataatagtggtatttgttaagtgcttagtgttcattcattcagttgtagttattgagcgcttatgcgccaggaactgtactatatGGTTGGCTGTAACAGAGAGATCGGATTACACTGACTGCTCCTATCCTCTGACCTTGTTCAATGAAGCTTTTGGGTCATTTTCTGTTTGAAACTGAAGAGCGAGCTCTTCTTCATATCAGCTCAAGTGAAGCCAGCTCCAAAGAGCGCCACGTGAATAAAAACAGCTTACACATAGACAGCGTGCTGTCAAAGATATGATCAGGGCCGCATGGAGCTTTTCTGCCACCAGCCACCGTCTCTTGGTTTATTTTTTCCCGTTTCCCGTCCTAGCCCTGGAACAGCAGTGTGACGAGCATCGGAAACGAGccaaggaactgaagcacaaatcgCAGCACCTGAACAacgttctgatgactttgaccccGGTCTCCCTCCCAACACCCATCAAACGTCCCCGACTCACCAGAGCCACGTCAGGCCCGGCCGCCATAGCCTCCCAGGTACTGACCCAGACGGCACAGATAGCCCTCACCCAAGGAGTGCCGGTCTCTCAGCTTGCCAGCCTGCCACTCGGCAAAGTGGTGTCCACCCTTCCATCCTCCATCCTGGGGAAAGGCTCAACCCAGGTTTCTCCCGCCAACTCCCCGGCCTCACCTTTGTTAGGAGGCTACACCGTACTGGCCTCTTCGGGCTCCAATTTCCCCGGCACGGTAGAGATCCATCCCGACGCTTCCAACCTCACAGTCCTCAGCACAGCGGCCATGCAGGATGGCAGCACCGTGGTCAAAGTGGTGAGCCCCTTCCAACTGCTCACCCTGCCTGGCTTGGGCACCACCATTCAGAACATGACCCAGGTGTCTCCCAGCGGGAGCACCATTGTGACCGTGCCATCTAGCACTATCGAAAGCGCAGCGGCATCAGAGGAGCACGCCACCACCATCGAGGTGACCACAGTGGCAGAAGAGCCCGACCAGAAATAAAGAGAAGGAAGGGTGAACTGGGAAGGATCTCTGCGACAACAGACTATGGCTCTGAGCGCTGCCCCGTGGCAGTTTGTGCCGAGGACCAGGGAAAGAGTGAAAGGGAGGGTACTCGGAATCGAAACTTGGAAATAGCTCGACCGATGTGGGTAACAAATGGGGCTGCTGAaccaaagagagagaaaaacaccaaaaaaggggagatggggaggtggagcaggACCGGGCAGAGGAGATGAGTCACAGCGCGGAAAACCTGTTTTCAAGTTTTGAGCTCTTCGCCCTCTCTTCCTGGAGAGTACGTTTTTTCCATCCGTTGCTTGTCAACGCCGTATCGTGTTTAGACACCACAGAAAAAACAGAAGGTGATGCGAGAAGCAAACCTAGATATAGCATCAGGGTGGGTAAGAAGCAGGAAGACATAAAAGATTCAGGAAGTGTTCAGGCGGGTGGAGTCCCAGAAGGCCCTGGGAGTCTTCCTTGGCGCTCTCAGACCGAAATTTCACCTGATTTCTTGTGGCTGGGGCAATGGAAGGCACACTGCTGCTTGTCCTTTCCTTTGAATAGTAGAGTGAGTCGGACAGGAAAGAGGCCAAAGCTGAGATTTGAGAGAAAAAAATGGCATGCGGGGGTCTTTGGGAGAGTTGAATTTAAAGCGGCCCGGCATCACATAGGGCCCTTTCATGTATGCCATTTACTAGTGCCTGGGGGAGCTGGCCCAAGCAACACAGTGCTTGTGGAAGTTGGCACTTGAATGTGCCAGTATTTTCCCAACTCAAATTGATGTCCTAGTCTGAAGTTGGAGAAATTTTGAGGGGAAAACGGGGAGACGGCGAAGGTCATCGGGACCGTGCCTTGATGTGGAAAACCCAAAGATCCTATGGATTTGGTGTCTTCCCGcagattttctttttccccccataGGTGTTAGTTTTGATGCTTTGTTTTCACATCCAGTTAAGTTCTGGAGAAGTTTTCCAGAACGGCAGAGGGGAGCTTCGAGATTCAGGTGAAACCTACAGGCCCCGAACAAGCCACGCGGGGCATGTGGTGACCACAGCGGGATGATGTGGTGACCACAGTGGGGTGACGTGGTCCTGGCTGGCTGGAGAGACCTTGCCATGGCTAGGGGATTCCAAGATCAAAGCAGGGTGATACCAAGGGGCTATGCTCAGACTCAGTCCCCTCTGGTCTTGAAAATAAACCTCTTAGGTCAGATAGGCTCATCTTCTAATAAAAGTTGATCAGTATCACCTAGGGATGTATGAACTTGCTCCGTAGGGACCAACCCCTGAAAATCCCGTCTGAGCAGATGTTTCTTCAGCTATGAAAAATCGAGTTCTCATTATAACCCTAACTGTACAGGTGGTTTGGAGAATTTGAAAAAAGAATCACGCTGATGGCTCAATCCTCCATCGTTCAGGGAAAGCCGATGTAGTATTAGCAAGTTCCTAGGGACACACCCTAGGATTTTCTGTGTTTTCTAAAAAAAGAGGTAGGCTCTCTCTCAGCCTCATGAATAGATTTGGG from Tachyglossus aculeatus isolate mTacAcu1 chromosome 8, mTacAcu1.pri, whole genome shotgun sequence carries:
- the GMEB2 gene encoding glucocorticoid modulatory element-binding protein 2 isoform X1 — encoded protein: MATPDVNVHMEEVVVVTTPDNAVDGSGVEEVKTVLVTTNLAPHGGDLTEDNMETENAAAAAAAAFTASSQLKEAVLVKMAEEEENLEAEIVYPITCGDSKANLIWRKFVCPGINVKCVQYGDHVLSPKEFVHLAGKSTLKDWKRAIRMNGIMLRKIMDSGELDFYQHDKICSNTCRSTKIDLSGARVSLSSQTSTEYIPITPASADVNGSPATITIETCEDAGDWTTTIGDETFAFWRGLKDAGLLEEVIQEFHQELVETMKGLQHRVQDPPLQLRDAILLNNIVQNFGMLDLVKKVLASHKCQMDRSREQYTRDLAALEQQCDEHRKRAKELKHKSQHLNNVLMTLTPVSLPTPIKRPRLTRATSGPAAIASQVLTQTAQIALTQGVPVSQLASLPLGKVVSTLPSSILGKGSTQVSPANSPASPLLGGYTVLASSGSNFPGTVEIHPDASNLTVLSTAAMQDGSTVVKVVSPFQLLTLPGLGTTIQNMTQVSPSGSTIVTVPSSTIESAAASEEHATTIEVTTVAEEPDQK
- the GMEB2 gene encoding glucocorticoid modulatory element-binding protein 2 isoform X2, with the protein product MAEEEENLEAEIVYPITCGDSKANLIWRKFVCPGINVKCVQYGDHVLSPKEFVHLAGKSTLKDWKRAIRMNGIMLRKIMDSGELDFYQHDKICSNTCRSTKIDLSGARVSLSSQTSTEYIPITPASADVNGSPATITIETCEDAGDWTTTIGDETFAFWRGLKDAGLLEEVIQEFHQELVETMKGLQHRVQDPPLQLRDAILLNNIVQNFGMLDLVKKVLASHKCQMDRSREQYTRDLAALEQQCDEHRKRAKELKHKSQHLNNVLMTLTPVSLPTPIKRPRLTRATSGPAAIASQVLTQTAQIALTQGVPVSQLASLPLGKVVSTLPSSILGKGSTQVSPANSPASPLLGGYTVLASSGSNFPGTVEIHPDASNLTVLSTAAMQDGSTVVKVVSPFQLLTLPGLGTTIQNMTQVSPSGSTIVTVPSSTIESAAASEEHATTIEVTTVAEEPDQK